One region of Fragaria vesca subsp. vesca linkage group LG4, FraVesHawaii_1.0, whole genome shotgun sequence genomic DNA includes:
- the LOC101304862 gene encoding F-box/LRR-repeat protein At5g63520-like, protein MFSLLNDDLLHNILARLPAPSFAAAACVSKSWSHVCTLILSRPKLASALSLNPNLQVAWEEVTQKVLAEPIRPHFIIANVGSGARLIAVHNLILEKFGSGVPFVVSVVGGVLGRDVANCEIKEVQWDYVSGDVSEEEGDEPAEDGSHGVLLTVGFVPGLKVEAIPLLSTSAYEHQNVFMDAFLADIKDYTASVSDCRSPVGIIMFGDGCNNMRPVVDALDYAMPKETIIVGDEKGRFLYKSEKESRNIYGSAKFISVAVALVFARDKENSCGDIQFHIALSEGVSTVGPKHKAVSVRATASDSTWLTARREGNREILDGQRILDDINDELQDHTDSSDLYIGVKKRRSISTGSKKRRLVTYLDFHGVTGGDEEYLYVNDVGIKTGDYFHFYRPDPQTALSSSADLSVSLKNVNLGEVFGGFIFACCGRGESFFGRVNVDSSPFVENFPGVPLGGVFCGGEIGRGSSMLTKEAQKDCKCNLHVYSTIYLVLSFTPAVLDH, encoded by the exons ATGTTCTCCCTCTTAAACGACGATCTCCTCCACAACATCCTCGCCCGCCTCCCTGCTCCCTCCTTCGCCGCCGCCGCTTGCGTCAGCAAATCCTGGAGTCACGTCTGCACCCTCATCCTCTCTCGCCCCAAACTCGCATCCGCTCTCTCTCTCAATCCCAACCTCCAG GTCGCTTGGGAAGAGGTCACACAGAAGGTCCTAGCCGAGCCGATTCGGCCGCATTTCATCATCGCCAATGTCGGCAGCGGGGCCCGCTTGATCGCTGTTCACAATCTT ATATTGGAGAAATTCGGGTCCGGAGTTCCGTTTGTTGTTTCTGTTGTGGGTGGGGTTCTTGGAAGAGATGTTGCTAACTGCGAAATCAAAGAG GTGCAATGGGACTATGTTTCGGGCGATGTAAGCGAGGAAGAAGGCGATGAACCTGCAGAGGATGGGAGTCACGGCGTTCTTCTGACTGTAGGCTTTGTGCCGGGTTTGAAAGTTGAAGCTATCCCGCTGTTATCGACAAGTGCATAT GAACATCAAAATGTCTTTATGGATGCGTTCCTCGCGGATATTAAGGATTACACAGCCTCTGTTTCAGATTGCAGATCCCCTGTAGGGATTATAATGTTTGGA GATGGGTGTAATAATATGAGGCCAGTAGTTGATGCTCTGG ATTATGCTATGCCCAAGGAAACTATTATCGTGGGTGACGAGAAGGGTCGGTTTCTGTATAAAAGTGAGAAGGAGTCTAGAAATATCTATGGGAGTGCAAAATTCATTTCAGTTGCTGTTGCTCTTGTATTTGCCAGGGACAAAGAAAACTCTTGTG GGGATATTCAATTTCACATTGCATTGTCCGAAGGAGTGTCAACAGTAGGTCCCAAACACAAGGCTGTCTCAGTTAGAGCTACAGCCTCTGATTCTACTTGGCTCACTGCTAGAAGAGAAGGAAACCGGGAGATTCTTGATGGTCAACGAATCCTGGATGATATTAATGATGAG TTACAAGATCACACAGATTCGTCTGACCTTTACATTGGGGTTAAAAAACGAAGAAGTATCTCCACAGGGTCAAAGAAGCGTAGGCTGGTTACTTACCTGGATTTCCATGGGGTTACAGG TGGAGACGAAGAGTATCTTTATGTCAATGACGTTGGCATCAAAACTGGTGATTACTTCCATTTCTATCGTCCAGATCCCCAAACTGCCTTGTCATCATCTGCAGATCTCTCTGTAAGCCTGAAAAACGTGAACCTGGGGGAAGTATTTGGGGGTTTCATCTTTGCTTGTTGTGGCCGTGGTGAGTCGTTCTTTGGACGTGTGAATGTGGATAGCTCTCCTTTTGTTGAGAACTTCCCTGGGGTTCCATTGGGAGGAGTATTTTGTGGGGGCGAAATTGGACGTGGCTCTTCAATGCTTACCAAGGAAGCTCAGAAGGATTGCAAATGCAATCTGCATGTGTACAGTACTATTTATCTTGTGTTGTCATTTACTCCAGCAGTATTAGATCATTAG